A window of the Dickeya dianthicola NCPPB 453 genome harbors these coding sequences:
- the speA gene encoding biosynthetic arginine decarboxylase: MSDDMIQPYSSAAGKHDHLRSMQEVAMNDRDASEMLRTYNIAWWGNNYYDVNELGHISVCPDPDVPEARVDLAKLVKTRQQDNQRLPALFCFPQILQHRLRSINAAFKRARESFGYEGGYFLVYPIKVNQHRRVIESLINSGEPLGLEAGSKAELMAVLAHAGMTRSVIVCNGYKDREYIRLALIGEKLGHKVYLVIEKMSEINLVLEEAERLNVVPRLGVRARLASQGSGKWQSSGGEKSKFGLAATQVLQLVELLRKANRLDSLQLLHFHLGSQLANIRDIATGVRESARFYVELHKLGVNIQCFDVGGGLGVDYEGTRSQSDCSVNYGLNEYANNVIWGIGDACNEYGLPHPTVITESGRAVTAHHTVLVSNIIGVERNEFSEPVAPDEDAPRALESLWSTWQQIQEPANRRSLREWLHDSQMDLNDVHTQYTHGMLDLTQRAQAEQLYLNICQRLQQQLDPSNRAHRPIIDELQERMADKLYVNFSLFQSMPDAWGIDQLFPVLPLEGLDKPPQRRVVLLDITCDSDGAIDHYVDGDGVATTMPMPPYDPENPPLLGFFMVGAYQEILGNMHNLFGDTSTVDVFVFQDGTVELEESDEGNTVADMLEYVQLDPNVLMSRFRDQVKETDLAPELQAQFLEEFETGLYGYTYLEDE, translated from the coding sequence ATGTCTGACGATATGATTCAACCGTACTCGTCAGCGGCGGGTAAACACGATCATTTGCGCTCCATGCAGGAGGTAGCCATGAATGACCGCGATGCCAGCGAGATGCTGAGAACCTATAACATTGCCTGGTGGGGTAACAACTATTACGACGTCAACGAGCTGGGGCACATCAGCGTGTGTCCGGATCCGGATGTACCGGAAGCGCGCGTTGACCTGGCCAAGCTGGTGAAAACCCGTCAACAGGACAATCAGCGTCTGCCGGCGTTGTTCTGCTTCCCGCAGATTTTGCAGCACCGTCTGCGTTCCATCAATGCGGCGTTCAAACGCGCGCGTGAGTCCTTCGGTTATGAAGGCGGCTATTTCCTGGTATATCCCATCAAGGTTAACCAACATCGCCGCGTGATTGAGTCCCTGATCAATTCCGGCGAGCCGCTGGGACTGGAAGCCGGCTCCAAAGCCGAACTGATGGCGGTGCTGGCTCACGCCGGTATGACCCGCTCCGTGATCGTCTGCAACGGCTATAAAGATCGCGAGTACATCCGTCTGGCGCTGATCGGCGAAAAGCTGGGCCACAAGGTGTATCTGGTTATCGAAAAGATGTCGGAAATCAATCTGGTGCTGGAAGAAGCCGAACGGTTGAACGTGGTGCCGCGTTTGGGCGTGCGCGCTCGTCTGGCATCGCAGGGCTCCGGCAAATGGCAGTCGAGCGGCGGCGAGAAATCCAAATTCGGCCTGGCGGCGACGCAGGTGTTGCAACTGGTGGAACTGCTGCGCAAGGCTAACCGTTTGGACAGCCTGCAACTGCTACACTTCCATCTCGGGTCGCAGTTGGCGAACATCCGCGATATCGCGACCGGCGTGCGTGAATCAGCGCGCTTCTACGTCGAACTGCATAAGCTGGGCGTCAACATCCAGTGCTTTGACGTGGGCGGCGGTCTGGGCGTCGATTATGAAGGAACCCGTTCGCAGTCAGACTGTTCGGTCAACTACGGCCTGAATGAATACGCCAACAACGTCATCTGGGGCATCGGCGATGCCTGTAACGAATACGGCCTGCCGCACCCGACGGTGATCACCGAGTCCGGCCGCGCCGTCACCGCGCATCACACCGTACTGGTGTCCAACATCATCGGGGTGGAACGCAACGAATTCAGCGAGCCGGTGGCGCCGGATGAAGACGCGCCGCGCGCGCTGGAAAGCCTGTGGAGTACCTGGCAGCAAATCCAGGAGCCGGCCAACCGCCGTTCGTTGCGTGAATGGCTGCACGACAGCCAGATGGACCTGAACGATGTCCATACTCAATACACCCACGGCATGCTGGATTTGACCCAACGCGCGCAGGCGGAGCAGCTGTATCTCAACATCTGTCAGCGCCTTCAACAGCAGCTTGACCCCAGTAACCGCGCCCATCGGCCGATTATTGATGAACTGCAAGAACGCATGGCGGACAAGCTGTACGTCAACTTCTCGCTGTTCCAGTCGATGCCGGATGCCTGGGGGATCGACCAACTGTTCCCGGTGCTGCCGCTGGAAGGGCTGGACAAGCCGCCGCAGCGTCGCGTTGTGCTGCTGGATATTACCTGTGACTCCGACGGCGCCATCGACCACTATGTCGACGGCGACGGCGTCGCCACCACGATGCCGATGCCGCCGTACGACCCGGAAAACCCGCCATTGCTGGGCTTTTTCATGGTCGGCGCTTATCAGGAAATTCTCGGCAACATGCATAACCTGTTCGGCGATACCTCTACGGTGGATGTGTTTGTGTTTCAGGACGGCACCGTCGAACTGGAAGAATCGGACGAAGGCAACACCGTGGCCGATATGCTGGAATATGTGCAGCTTGATCCGAATGTGCTGATGTCCCGCTTCCGCGATCAGGTCAAGGAAACCGATTTGGCGCCGGAACTGCAAGCGCAATTCCTTGAAGAATTTGAAACCGGCTTGTACGGTTATACGTATCTGGAAGACGAATAG